From Euwallacea similis isolate ESF13 chromosome 6, ESF131.1, whole genome shotgun sequence:
TGGATTAGGTCGTTTTCGAATAGCACTCCGTTGTTTTTACATACAAATCTGCAAATATGTATTCAATACTTTTGAaggtttaaaaaatcaaagagtACTTTTTGGGGTCAATGGTGAGGGAAGAATTCGCTGTCGCTACATTATTCGATTTGTTGTAAATATCACCCAGAACATCCAATAAGACTCCAGTGTTGCTAGCATTGTGAGGCTGTGATGTAGGTGGTGTAGATAAACCGAGCAAATCTGCTTGATTAGTGTTGCTGGAAACATGCACACAGAAATAAATCAATGAGTTTATAGCAGTTCTagtcaattaaaatatatcacATCTAAACACTTGTGTAAAAGACATGCATAGATAgtaaagaattaatttatttaattcacaTTAAGAGAATTTACACCATATACCAATATCAGTGGTATGAATATTTATGTCGCATAAGATATATATTGTTTTGTAGTTCcaagaaacattgaaattttaggtaaaatttcaatataaaatttatattattcaaaataaaatatctcgTGAACCCAGTTTAATTTTGGtactttttgaacatttaaactggGCAATAATTTCTCTTCACGGCTGGCCTTTATGTAAACGCTAGTGAAacagagtgttaaataaaacaatgcaaaattttaaaatttacatttctacGCTATGTTAGAAAGAAATAATTCGATAATAAGTATGGAAAAGATAATCCCGCACTCGCGAATTCGTAGACTTCCATAGACAACAACCCATAGTCTGCATAAAAAGGAAGCTGTgtacttttcttgtttttatgATGAAGAGAAATCAACAACTTGAGTTGTTCCAGTgagtaaatataaataaatgtatctCGTGTGGCTCTTGTTCACGACGCAGCTGGCCATCGCAGGGCCCGACAAATAATTGTTCCTTCTTAACAATGGCGcatatatataaatttgacaattttgcaaagttttattaaacatcccattattaaatgtaaatatacaataaaGGCCACTCACAATGTatcatgaagaaaaatttgtgCCCACTCTAAATCTTCAAAATGCATGCAAATcaaataactttgaatttgACCTAAAATTTCGTTGTTTCCTTGTTCTTTATTACTAGTACTTTGTAACACTTCATCTAAATGTAAACTTTTATACGCTCCAAGGCAAAAACCAAAGCAAAAATGGCATATTTTCtaagaacataattttaacTCTTCCTTTAATATAAAATGCTTTTCCTTCATTAACAGAAAAGCTTCATTAAGAGTAACTTTACCTCATATTAACGTCATTGCTGTGGTTGGTTGTAACCACGGGAGTAGGACTTTTGTTCTCCTTAACTTCATTCTCTGGTACCCTTCCAGGCTTCTTCTTCTTGAGTACAGCCAAAATTGAGCTCTCTCTTTCAGGAAATGCAGGCATTTCCTCTAAAACTGTGGCTAAAACGTCCGAACTGGCAATAACGCTTAACTGTAGATACTCCGATGCCCTTTGCTGCAGCTCAGCATCGGCCGATCTCAAATTGCTGTCTTGCTTAAAAACGTCTTGGATTTGAGTCTTGATTTCAGGGAATAAGTTGATAAACTTAATGTAAGTTGAAAGTAAGAGAGCCCTTGTCATTGGAGAGCAGAGATGATATTTTGAGTGCAGAAGTTGAAATTGTACGGCTGGAGATGAGCGTTGGTCTCCTGCGATCAAATTGCCGAACTCTCCAAGGATATAACCTCCTACTTTAACCATATTTTCGTGACATGCAGGAGCTTGTAGTGCTTCGAACACCGTCTTAGCTGCATATCCCTGGACTTCATCTCTGTTTATTACGATTTGAATTACTCGGTACCAGACTTCTTCAGATACGTAATCCCCAGCTATTCTGATCAAATTCAAGATAACGTCCACATACCAGGTATAGTCAGTGGCGTATTTTTCGGCTAATATGGCTACTTTAAGCACCATCTCTTCTCTAATTGAGTAATCGGCCGTTTCCAAATAATTCAACATTTCTTGCACTATTTCTTCGGCATTACTTTTATCACACATGGCATACAGAAGGTCAACAGCTTGTTGCCTCACAGATACATCTTTCTCCATTTTCATCGATAAAATCACAACTTCCTGGTGTTTCTTGACAGCTTCATGTGAAAATTCAGACGTCGCTAAATGGCACATTGACTCGAGCGCCAAATACCGCAAATTCGTTTCTCGGTTACTTAGAAACTGGCCCAACTGGTTACAAGCCCTCACCAATAAATTAGCTTCactgaaataatacaaaatacatgaagtttaatttaattattacattagGTGACGACATTTCTAACTACTGCATATGTAACACTTAAAAGAAGTCGTCTAGTCGGCAAAGCGGGtttctttttagttttgataaatttataaaagcaTCATTTACAAGaatctgtaataaaatttacaaagtgtATAATGTCGATGTTGACGCGACAAGATTGCCatataaagtttaatttcttACAGATTCACtacaaaacaaaaagtaaaatagaGATGACGTTAGTAAACTAAGTATTGAAAGCATTCACGGTAGTAACTGAGTTTTAGCCATCATCTCACGGgacgaatttttttaaaaggatcacaaaaaatgtttcggtCTTTTGATTTGACAGTTTGTCAGTATTagtttttcatttagtttGATCTatggtaaaaattaatataaaaataattttattccatCTCttgtaattcaaatttaatgccAATGAAATAATACTTAATAGTATGGCTATGCACTTGTGCTATGcccattttttacaaatatttaataatctaaaataatttattccaaaaatgacaatttttggAGGAAGTCCTTTTGAAtgatataattttgaaaacgttCGAACTTTTTATTAGCATGTAAGCTTTCTTTTATCGTAATCGTAACTGCAATGAAACGTGATGGTTtgtaaaaactgttttctgATCTGTCAAATAACGACTATGTTAGCGTAAGTTAATCACAATCGGAgagagaaaaacaaattcttaaaaaccCTCCGTTAAATAATCCCTCATTCCTTGTGCCAACTGCCAATAACACTGTTACTCTCaacttataaatattttatctctATACCCAATGGGTACTAGTACATTAGCTAGTATTTTCTTTGCCCTGGGATATAAATCACTTACCTATCATTGTGAATAATAAGACTAATAGCCTCAAacaaaacagcatttttagCATTAGAATGTTGTACCTTCTTAGATTTGGGTGGTTCTTgtgctttatttaaaattgtctccAGACATTCATTCAACCTGCCTCTAACGCCAGGGTCTTCGGctgaaacaacaaaaatccAACTATAATTGAAGTACAATTCCTACTTGAAATAAGTATTACCTGGAGGTGtgtaattttgtaataatcGAAGCAACTTAACAGAGAGCCATGGCGCTGgtacaaaataatatgtataGTCTTGAAGGTCGGTGTAACTAGCTGTGACAATCtacaacatttatttatatataaataatgaagcTGTACAAAATGTATATAAACTAACTCTACTAAGTCTGGACACAGCTAATGACACACATCCCTTATATTCTTCAGGATTCTTCTTAACTAAAGCATCTATAAGACTTGTTGCAGCAGTTACAACCCCCATATGCTGGTCATTTAACAAATGAATAATACGTGAAGTCCATTCACCGCCTGGAATTATATCTTGGGAGGTACGAAACAGCCTCAACAAACATAAAGCCGCGCTTTGCTTTACTACATCCATGGTGTCACTAAAACAACCATAATCAAATAATTCAGACTTGAAGGTTTGGCATTTGATCTTACCCTGAAACTAAAAGTTTGGGAATGTCATTGCCAAAAGCTTCAGCCATTTCACGGCTGCCTATATTGGCAATGCATTGCAATGCCAGGTTCACATGGATAGGATTTCGAGATGCAAGATCATTTTTTATGCTCTGGATTATGAGTTTTATGAGCTCACTGTTGGTATTTACTAGTACTGATATAAAAAGGTAACCCTGTGGTGGAAAAGATGTAGATAATACAGATTTTAATATGTAGGGTGACGGTAAAAACAGGGCTCAtcctttaacttttttgcaaatttcttcatgTTATAGATTTTTCAACTGGAGTTTTTTAGTATAATGTTCCTACTAGAATACCTTATATTTAGtgacatttttatattaagagGATTAATTATCGATGATAGGGCAACTTAGATTTGTTTTAATTGGAAGCAATTGTTtaagtatttataaaaaaattaattaataagcTGGTATTTTAGACATCTGCTAAATCAATACAAAAATgccacaaaaataaaattaattcaatttataaatcaaaaattaggaatagCTCCCAGTCAAACtggaagtaatttttaatattgtaaaatagggagcccaaaatttaaaataggtaTAATGTAAAATAGCAAGAAAGTTAGAAGATAGACCCACTTTTTGTTGTGGTCAGCAGTCACGTCAGCAACATGATCTGCTATGccattaaacaatttacacatcatatattttttgtcttgTTGAACGTGAATTTTCCACGTTCAAGATggatattaaaagtttg
This genomic window contains:
- the AP-2alpha gene encoding AP-2 complex subunit alpha, producing MPAVRGDGMRGLAVFISDIRNCKSKEAEIKRINKELANIRSKFKGDKTLDGYQKKKYVCKLLFIFLLGHDIDFGHMEAVNLLSSNKYSEKQIGYLFISVLVNTNSELIKLIIQSIKNDLASRNPIHVNLALQCIANIGSREMAEAFGNDIPKLLVSGDTMDVVKQSAALCLLRLFRTSQDIIPGGEWTSRIIHLLNDQHMGVVTAATSLIDALVKKNPEEYKGCVSLAVSRLSRIVTASYTDLQDYTYYFVPAPWLSVKLLRLLQNYTPPAEDPGVRGRLNECLETILNKAQEPPKSKKVQHSNAKNAVLFEAISLIIHNDSEANLLVRACNQLGQFLSNRETNLRYLALESMCHLATSEFSHEAVKKHQEVVILSMKMEKDVSVRQQAVDLLYAMCDKSNAEEIVQEMLNYLETADYSIREEMVLKVAILAEKYATDYTWYVDVILNLIRIAGDYVSEEVWYRVIQIVINRDEVQGYAAKTVFEALQAPACHENMVKVGGYILGEFGNLIAGDQRSSPAVQFQLLHSKYHLCSPMTRALLLSTYIKFINLFPEIKTQIQDVFKQDSNLRSADAELQQRASEYLQLSVIASSDVLATVLEEMPAFPERESSILAVLKKKKPGRVPENEVKENKSPTPVVTTNHSNDVNMSNTNQADLLGLSTPPTSQPHNASNTGVLLDVLGDIYNKSNNVATANSSLTIDPKKFVCKNNGVLFENDLIQIGVKSEFRQNLGRLGLFYGNKTSSALQNFVPTLLWSDEQAAKLSVQMKPVEPVLEAGAQIQQMINAECIDDYTDTPSISVSFVCNGMPQKITIKLPLMLNKFFEPTEMNGESFFARWKNLGNTNQQRSQKIFKASQQMDLQAARTKMMGFGMQLLDGIDPNPDNFVCAGIIHMRSQQVGCLLRLEPNKNAQMYRLTVRSSKESVSVEICELLADQF